The Pelecanus crispus isolate bPelCri1 chromosome 26, bPelCri1.pri, whole genome shotgun sequence genomic sequence GGGCCTGCACACTGGGGTGTGAAGGTTCCATACTCCGCCAGGTGCACCCAGACTGGGGGGGGCGGGTCCATACTGGGCCGGGGGCCCCCATACTGGTGCGTGCGGGTTCCGTACTGGGCCCAGCCCCCATACTGGTGCGTGCGGGTTCCGTACTGGGCGGGGGGCCCCCATACTGGTGCGTGCAGGTTCCGTACTGGGCCGGGGGCCCCCATACTGGTGCGTGCGGGTTCCGTACTGGGCCGGGGGCCCCCATACTGGTGCGGCTCAGCGCTGGCCCCACTGCCCACCCCTCGCGCATGCGCGTTCTGCCCCAGCGGCCAGACCCGCGTGTGCGCATGCGCGGGAAGGGCGGTGCAGCCTCGCAGCGCGCATGCGCGGGAGAACCCGCCCGCCCCCCCAGttcgccccgccccgcccgcccccccagttcgccccgccccgcccgcccgcgaGAACCCCCCGCGTAGCTGCGGCGCATGCGCAGTTCCGGGCACGCCCTTCAGCCCCGCCAAAAGGGCGGGGCCACAGGCACGTCCCCCTGCGGCCCGGCGCATGCGCACTGAGGGAGAGGCACGCCCAGGCGGGGCTCGTCGTCACGGGGGGCGGGTCCCCAAAGCCCCGCCCGTTTCCCCTCGTGGGTGGGGCGGCCCGGCGGTGACGTCACGCCCCGCCCAGGCGTGCACTGGGAGGCGCGTCACGAGGGGGCGGGCCCTACGGCACCCGCCCTGCGCGCTCTGCGCCTGCGCCGGCGGCGGAGGGGTGGGGCGAGGGCTGGGCTCCGCCCACCGCCGCCTCGCGGCGGCGTCATAGCGACGGCGGCTGCGCGGGCTGGGGCGAGGCTGCACCGGCGGTGGGTCGGAGGGGCCCTGAGGGGGTTCCTCGGGGGGGAGTTTTGGGACGGGTCCCTGTGGGGTCGTTTGAGGGCAGTCTGCctttctgggggggggggtctgacgtgctgcgggccggggggggggggggtaggcGGTGTGTTTCTTTTTGGGGCTGGGAGGGTGCCCAGGAAGGCATGGCTGTCTCTGGAGGGGGGGCATGTCTGCCCTTTGGAGGGTCCTGAGGGGTGTAGGTCTGTCTGCGTGGGGGTTGTTGGGTTCTGGGGGGGTCTCTGGTTCGAGGGCTGTCTGGAAATGAGCCCCCATGGAGGTGTCCTGGAGCAGGTGTCTCTGTAGGGTGCTGTGGAAATCATCCCTGTGGGGGGAGGCTCTCTGTGGTGGGTGTCTCTGTGGGGGGTGTTTCTCtaaggggagctggggggggtctcaggggggGAAGGTTGTTCCCTTCATGCCTCTGGTTCAGGGTAGGGTTTCCTTGTGGCTAGAAGCAGGTTGAAAACCTGGTCACTGACCAGGCCCGCTCCTGGTGTCTCATAGGTTACGCGGCTTTTCTACAGCAGCTGCAATGGGTTCTGTGCTTTCCCTCTCTGTTAACAATGCTACCTcggggcagaggaagaaggctgaggatgatgatgatgacttACTCAATAGCCAAGACCGTGTGGAAGACATTGCCAAGTTTCCGTATGTCGAATTCACTGGTCAGGACAGTATCACCTGTCCCACTTGCCAAGGCACTGGCTGCATTCCCACAGGTGACTGTTCCTCTCAGGCCTAAATACAAAAAGAACGCGTTGCTTATTTATGTGAGCAACCTTGCATGCATGTGAAATCGGTTAATGTGTTCCTCTTGCTTTCCAGAGCAGGTGAATGAGTTGGTGGCTCTGATACCCTACAGTGACCAACGGCTTCGTCCACAGAGAACGTAAGCATGTAGTAAGAGAGTAGTTGCATCTTTGCGGAGAGCAAACAGGGCTCTTTTGTCGTTTACTGCCGCAGCTAAATGCTTCACCCAGTCTGCAGCTTCTCCTTCATCTAGTGGTTTGTTTTCATCCAAGTATGCCAACAAATACAATCTAAAGTGTAACTTTAAATACTTCCTGTGGAATCCCACTGCGGGGTGAATGTGGAAACAATGATCCTACTCACACGCTTCATCCCCGCACCCTTTACTGAAGCTTTTAGAAAGAAACAGCCTTACCAACTGCAAAAATACTAGAGTGTGAAAACACTGTGGTGGCAAAAATGGTTCTTTGGTTCCTCATTACTAGAAAATAAACTACTTAAAGGGCGATGGTTTTGAGCAATTACAAATATTGAAAACATTACAGCAGCACTTCTGTGTCTCTTCCATGTGTTGTTTGCTGGCTAGGTTGGGCTTCAGATACGAGATCTCTTGCAGCTGCAGATGCTGTGTTAGGGCAAAGGAGGTgaccccttccctgcctcttcCAGGAAGCTGTATGTCCTGCTGTcggtgctgctctgcctgctgatcTCGGGGCTGgtggttttcttcttgttcccACACTCTGTCCTGGTGGATGATGATGGGATTAAAGTGGTTCAGGTTTGGTTCGACAAGAAGAACTCCGTTGTTGTTCTTGCCATCACGGTAAAGTTTTCATGTGTCCGTGTTCCCTAGGGAATAAATTCTGTGCTGAGCTGCCAGGAAGGTCACTGCTACTCACgtctccctccctttctccatcCAGGCCAGCTTACGGATCAGGAACTCCAACTTCTACTCGGTGGCGGTGACCAGCCTGACGAGTCAGGTGCAGTACATGAACACTGTGGTGGGAACCCAGCAGATCACCAATGTCTCCAGCATCCAGCCACGGAGTGACAAACTGGTATTTGTCTTTCGTTGAGCTCACTTGATTTGGTGATGCTTATAATGAAACCTGTGCACTCCTGTGAGTTAACTTGATGGTAGTCGGTCTATACCTTAAAGCTTTGCTTGGTAAAATAGTTTTATGGCTAGAGTAGCCTGTGCTTTATGCATACCAGCTGAAAGGCAATGGCAAGTAGGAAAGACTCTGAAAGGGGTGGATTTAAGTGAGTACTCAAGCTGTGtgtgaatgtatttttcttttattttttacaggtGAATTTCACTGTGAAGGCGGAGCTGGGTGGACCCTTCTCCTATGTGTAGTAAGGATTTACTACTCTTTGTATACAGCTGGGGAAGAGGGTGGGTTTAAGCTGCTTTAATTAGAATTTGCTCTGGAAATGACTTGTTTTCTGCTAACTTCCTGGAAAGTAACTGTTTGCTAGAAATGACTTGAAAGGCCACTTTGTCGGGATGTTGTGACATGGTTTTTGGACTGTGTCTTGAGTTAGcaccaaaaggaaaatatcatcAGAAGATACTGAGAAATGCAAGTGTGTCTGCAACCCTGTTTAGCCTGTGCTGAcctatttctttgttttggtctCTTCCAGTTTCTTTTGCACACTTCCCAAGGTGAAGGTACATAACATAGTGATCTTCATGAGGTATGTGGTTCTCTGCTCGGTTGCTGACTCAAAAGGGAATTGCTGCCACAGTAAATCTAGGGTACATGAAGAAAATCCCGCTTGGCAAGCACACCAGCCTGGTTCACTGTGTCAGCTTTTAATCTAGGCTAGTTGACACAGTTGAGTGAAGTGTAAGATAGAGAGGAAAGGGCACCAGATTGCTCCACGCTGAGCTTTCACGTGAGGGGTGGTGTGCTCTAGAGGCTGCACTTGCCAGCTctgcacatccctgcctgctgcagtgaGTGATCTTGAGCAAAAATCTGAGAGGATCTGCAGCTtttgagggggaggaggagttGCATAATGAGCTTAAAGCCTGctggggttgtttgttttttttattttgatagaGGGactgctgttgcaggtcctGTCCCCACTAAACTGCTCTCCCCACTCCCAGGACATTGGTGAAGCTCTCGTACATCGGCCACGTGACACAGAGCGCTTTGGAAACGTACCACTACGTGGCTTGCAGTACCAACTCCACGGCTGCCCAGgacctgctgcctctgccacccCCCTTGACATGAGGCGCAGCCAAAGCCAAGAGCAAGCCCTGAGGATGCAGCTGATGTTTTCTGTGGGCGGATGGTTTGTGCAGATGGATTTCTAGAAGGGACCAGGGACTTTCAAATGGAAGCAGAGGGATTGCAAGTGACTTTGGGAGACATTTGAAAGCTCTGGGTCCCTCTTGTGCTCTTCCACGTGCAGCTGGGCTGCACTGCTGGCCTGTCCACGAAACCTGCTTCGGGTGTTGCTCATGTGTAAGCACACAGGTCCCTTCCTCAAGTCAGGGTCCTGTTGGGCCTGCCGTCCTCTTTGGTTCTGAAGAACTAGCTTTTGGTAGGGAAACTGGACTCCCAAGCTTCATGCTTTGGGGTCTTAAGATCCCAAAGACTTAGAGTTGACTTTTGCAGCTGTTTTGAAGCTTAATGGTGAGTTGGGTTCTTTCAGGGTAAACCGATTAGTTCTGTGCAATTAATTTATTCCAGTTTTGTTCAGGGGCAGTGTGTCACTGCCTTGTTTCAAAGCAGGGCTTGATAAAAAGGGATAATCTGTTGTGAGGAACGCACAGGTAAGGCTTCCACCTCTGTAATTTGCACTAGTAGGAGGCAAAGGAATTGAAACCTTTGAAACGCACTTTGTCTgttgtgtggattttttttgctggCATCTGAGGCCACCTACAGCAAACTGATACCAGAACACCACAGTCCTAATGACGACTGCCTCAGGAAGTGTGGTGCCACTGGGGATGCGTGAAGGGTCCCTGTCAATTagaccttcctcctcctcctcctcctccgtgcTTGGCTCTGAACCTTCCTCTCCCCACGTTCAGCAGCTGCGGGCTCTCTGGGGTTTGAAACCAGGCAACTTGTAGCTCTGTGTTGCTTTGTACTCGTGCCTGCCGCAAATGAGTGCGGATTTAAACTGATTTTGTGTGAGTTTGGTGTTTCAAAGGCTTACCCCCCAGGAGCTGGCTGTTCCTGATGGATGATATCAACTGCATTCTTAAAGCAAATCAATGTGAAAGCTCAGCCCGCTGCAGTTCTCACTGCTGACTTGGGCCATTTGCAGCTTGGAGGATTTCATTCTGCTTCTGCCctttgtagtttttctggaaCTTGATTGCTACAGCTACTCTCgtttcctctctgcctgcacCTATGCCTTTCTCTGGCTGCCTGTTGGATGTGAGGGAAATGGAC encodes the following:
- the TMEM106C gene encoding transmembrane protein 106C gives rise to the protein MGSVLSLSVNNATSGQRKKAEDDDDDLLNSQDRVEDIAKFPYVEFTGQDSITCPTCQGTGCIPTEQVNELVALIPYSDQRLRPQRTKLYVLLSVLLCLLISGLVVFFLFPHSVLVDDDGIKVVQVWFDKKNSVVVLAITASLRIRNSNFYSVAVTSLTSQVQYMNTVVGTQQITNVSSIQPRSDKLVNFTVKAELGGPFSYVYFFCTLPKVKVHNIVIFMRTLVKLSYIGHVTQSALETYHYVACSTNSTAAQDLLPLPPPLT